CACCGTCTTTATCGCCGAGTACATCGCCGGCGCCATCCGTCGAAAGGTTCTGTGATGCCCGTTGAGCAGCAAGGCGATACCCGCATCTGGCGCCGTCGCGACCGCAAAGCCGCCCTTCGCCATTTTGGCGTAACGCTGGCCGTGGCCGCGCTGGTGGTCTTCTGCGCCACGATCATCAGCGACCAGACCACCTGGGAGTTTGTGGGCTCGGCGCCGCTGCAGGGTGCCGACCTTGCCATGCGCATGTGGCCGCCGCGGCTGAGCTACCTCACCGAGTTGTGGGGTCCGGTCATCGACACCATCCACATCGCCACCCTGGGCACCATCCTGGGCGTGATGATTGCCTCGCCGCTGGCCTTTCTGGCGGCCAACAACACCACGCCCTCCCGGGCCCTGGTGCGCCCGGTGGCCCTGGCCCTGCTGGTGACCTCGCGCTCGGTGAACTCGATCATCTGGGCGCTGA
Above is a window of Lujinxingia sediminis DNA encoding:
- the phnE gene encoding phosphonate ABC transporter, permease protein PhnE is translated as MPVEQQGDTRIWRRRDRKAALRHFGVTLAVAALVVFCATIISDQTTWEFVGSAPLQGADLAMRMWPPRLSYLTELWGPVIDTIHIATLGTILGVMIASPLAFLAANNTTPSRALVRPVALALLVTSRSVNSIIWALMLVVIFGPGMLSGIIAIALRSVGFCGKLLYEAIEEIDAHTVEAVASTGASRLQVLTFGVIPQIAPAFAGISVYRWDINIREATVLGLVGAGGIGMALQGAIDTLAWSRVSVIFLVILGTVVLSEWVSAKARAAVI